From the Theobroma cacao cultivar B97-61/B2 chromosome 2, Criollo_cocoa_genome_V2, whole genome shotgun sequence genome, one window contains:
- the LOC18608632 gene encoding external alternative NAD(P)H-ubiquinone oxidoreductase B1, mitochondrial, with translation MTILSFFSRASRSFNGYPACSKLLVLCTLSSGGLVAYSESQTDVSNTSVEINAKDCKKRRVVVLGTGWAGISFLKDVDVSAHDVQVISPRNYFAFTPLLPSVTCGTVEARSIVEPVRNIIKKRNGEIQFCEAECIKIDAANKKILCRSTFDNNLVGNEEFSLEYDYLVIAVGAQVNTFNTPGVVENCHFLKEVEDAQKIRRSVIDCFEKAVLPGLSEEEQRINLHFVIVGGGPTGVEFAAELHDYVQEDLVNLYPTVKDLVKITVIQSGDHILNMFDERISSFAEQKFSRDGIEVQTGCRVISVSDKEITMKLKSKEEICSIPHGLVVWSTGVETRPVVKDFMGQIGQGSRRVLATDEWLRVKGCADVYALGDCATINQRKVMEDIAAIFKAADKDNSGALTVKEFQDVVDDILERYPQVEHYLKSKHLSDVTDLLKDPEGNARDEVDIGGFKLALSHVDSQMKNLPATAQVAAQQGAYLSKCFNHRQQCEDNPEGPRRFKGSGRHQFHPFRYKHLGQFAPLGGEQTAAELPGDWVSIGHSTQWLWYSVYASKQVSWRTRVLVVSDWTRRFIFGRDSSRI, from the exons ATGACAATTCTCTCCTTCTTCAGCAGAGCTTCTAGGTCTTTCAATGGCTACCCTGCTTGCTCGAAGCTTCTGGTTCTCTGCACTCTCAG TAGTGGGGGTCTTGTGGCCTACTCAGAATCACAAACAGATGTTAGCAACACCAGTGTTGAAATCAATGCAAAAGACTGCAAGAAAAGGAGAGTGGTGGTTCTGGGAACAGGATGGGCTGGTATTAGTTTCCTTAAAGATGTTGATGTTTCTGCACATGATGTTCAGGTTATTTCACCCAGAAATTATTTTGCATTCACCCCATTATTGCCTAGTGTCACCTGTGGAACAGTTGAAGCACGGAGCATTGTGGAGCCTGTCCGGAACATTATAAAGAAG AGAAATGGAGAAATACAATTTTGTGAAGCAGAATGTATCAAGATTGATGCtgcaaacaagaaaattctGTGTCGTTCTACTTTTGACAACAACTTGGTTGGAAATGAAGAATTCTCTTTGGAATATGACTATCTGGTTATAGCAGTGGGAGCACAAGTAAATACTTTTAACACCCCTGGGGTTGTGGAGAACTGTCATTTTCTTAAg GAAGTAGAGGATGCACAGAAGATACGCAGGAGCGTTATTGATTGTTTTGAAAAGGCTGTCCTTCCTGGACTAAGTGAAGAAGAGCAAAGGATAAACCTTCATTTTGTAATTGTTGGAGGGGGTCCTACTGGTGTGGAGTTTGCAGCAGAGTTGCATGACTATGTTCAGGAGGATTTGGTCAACTTATATCCTACAGTTAAAGATCTAGTGAAAATAACGGTGATTCAATCAGGGGACCATATTTTGAACAT GTTTGATGAACGAATAAGTTCTTTTGCTGAGCAGAAATTTAGCAGAGATGGTATTGAAGTTCAAACTGGGTGTCGGGTTATTAGTGTTTCTGATAAGGAAATCACTATGAAGCTCAAATCAAAAGAAGAGATTTGTTCTATACCCCATGGATTGGTTGTTTGGTCTACTGGTGTTGAGACTCGCCCTGTTGTGAAAGACTTCATGGGGCAAATTGGGCAG GGTAGCAGACGTGTTCTAGCAACTGATGAATGGTTGCGAGTAAAAGGATGTGCAGATGTGTATGCCCTTGGTGATTGTGCTACTATAAATCAGCGAAAAGTCATG GAAGATATAGCTGCCATATTTAAGGCTGCAGACAAAGATAACTCTGGTGCCTTAACTGTTAAAGAATTTCAAGATGTTGTAGATGACATCCTTGAAAGGTATCCTCAAGTGGAACACTATCTGAAGAGCAAGCACCTGAGTGATGTAACAGATCTGTTGAAAGATCCTGAGGGGAATGCTAGAGATGAAGTGGACATTGGAGGGTTTAAGTTAGCCCTTTCTCATGTGGATTCACAAATGAAGAATCTGCCAGCAACTGCCCAG GTTGCAGCACAACAAGGTGCATATCTCTCTAAATGCTTCAACCACAGGCAGCAGTGTGAAGATAATCCTGAAGGCCCAAGGCGTTTCAAAGGGTCTGGTCGTCatcaattccatccatttcg ATACAAACATCTTGGGCAATTTGCTCCTTTAGGAGGGGAGCAAACAGCTGCTGAGCTGCCTGGAGACTGGGTTTCCATTGGTCATAGCACACAATGGCTCTGGTATTCTGTATATGCAAG CAAACAAGTGAGCTGGCGTACTAGGGTGTTGGTGGTATCTGATTGGACTCGTAGATTCATTTTTGGAAGAGACTCAAGCCGCATTTGA